The DNA segment GTCGCCCACCCGGCCCCCGCCAGCGCCGCCGCCATCGTCAGCGTCAGCGGATGGACGACGTGTCCGACGAGATGGGCCGTCGCCTCGAACTTGATCGCCGCCGGCACGGGGGCGCGCCAGATCCGCGGCAGCAGCTTCTTCGCGCTCTGGATTCCGCCCTGCGTCCACCGGCTCTGCTGGATCTCAACCGCGCGCAGATTCGCCGGCAGCTCGGCGGGAACCCGGACGTCGTCCCGGTACACGAATCGCCAGCCCGCGAGTTGGGCGCGGTAGCTGAGGTCGACATCCTCGGTCAGGGTGTCGCTCTGCCAGCCTCCGGCCGCCTGTACGCACGCTCTGCGCCACATGCCGCCGGAGCCGTTGAAGTTGAAGAAAAGGCCGGCCCGGTATCGCGCCTCGTGCTCGATGGCGAAATGCGCGTCGAGGAAGAGCGCCTGTGCCCGCGTCAGCCAGGTCGCGTCGGGCGCGAGGTGGTCCCAGGCCGCCTGCACCGCCCCCACGCCGGGGTCGGCGAAGGGGGGGAGCAACTCCCGGATCAACTCCGGGGGCGGGACGAAATCCGCGTCCAGCACGAGCAGGAAATCACCGCGGGCGAGGGAGACGCCGTGGGCGAGCGCGCCGGCCTTGAATCCTTCGCGGGATCCCCGCCGCACGTGCCGGACGTCGATCCCGCGGGCCCGCCACTCGCGCACCCGCCGCGCCGCGATCGCCACCGTCTCGTCGTCCGAGTCGTCGAGCAACTGGATCTCGAGGCGGTCCGCCGGATAGCGGAGGCGGCAGGCCGCGTCGATGAGCCGTTCGACCACATTGGCTTCGTTGAAGACCGGCAGTTGCACCGTGACGACCGGGAGCGGGCCGTCCCACGCGCGCGATTCCACCTTCGCGGGCCGGCGCAGCCGCAGCCAGAGCAGGCGCAGGCGATGCGCCCCGAACGGGGCGAGTAGCGCGAGTAGCGCGAGATAGGCCAGTGGTGCGACCTCGCTCATGGCCGCGTCCCGACCTCCTCCGTCCCGATCGCATCCGCCCCGATCGCATCCGCCCCGATCACATCCGCGCGGAAGTCGAGCCGGTCGAGCGCGATCACGCCGTCGCTCATCACGAACAGCACATCCTGATACTGGCCGATGTCGTCGAGCGGGTTGCGGTCGAGGACGAGAAGATCCGCCTCGAACCCCGCCGCGACCCGTCCCGTCCGGTCCGCGATGCCGAGCAACTCCGCCGCAACGGTGGTCGCGGCCCGGATCGCATCGAGTTCGCTCATCCCGATTCCCACGAATTCCATCAGTTCGTGGCTCATGCGGAGGACGCTCCCGGACCCGTAGCCGGTGTCCGTGGCCGCGACGAGCGGCACCCCGAGCGCGTGGGCCGCCGCCGCCGTTTCCCGGACGCGGGGGAGCATGTGTCGTCCGCGCACCTGGAGCA comes from the Candidatus Palauibacter soopunensis genome and includes:
- a CDS encoding glycosyltransferase; this encodes MSEVAPLAYLALLALLAPFGAHRLRLLWLRLRRPAKVESRAWDGPLPVVTVQLPVFNEANVVERLIDAACRLRYPADRLEIQLLDDSDDETVAIAARRVREWRARGIDVRHVRRGSREGFKAGALAHGVSLARGDFLLVLDADFVPPPELIRELLPPFADPGVGAVQAAWDHLAPDATWLTRAQALFLDAHFAIEHEARYRAGLFFNFNGSGGMWRRACVQAAGGWQSDTLTEDVDLSYRAQLAGWRFVYRDDVRVPAELPANLRAVEIQQSRWTQGGIQSAKKLLPRIWRAPVPAAIKFEATAHLVGHVVHPLTLTMAAALAGAGWATATGFGLPTAVHVAAVLLATVPFVLFYGSAGWIRGRRRLGRRIVEALLLGLGLGVPLTFAVARGCRGTRTPFVRTPKRGFHPVVAYRVRLSGGPALLRLSLAAALAGAVVNTALVGSPAVLPFTALFAAGYALTTRESLRTAPAPAVPG